In Cedecea neteri, a single genomic region encodes these proteins:
- the rimL gene encoding 50S ribosomal protein L7/L12-serine acetyltransferase, producing the protein MEQQQAWQDEVIAVNDDIELHSVNERFVKDVFVLVQRNKSWLQKAMNWPQYVVSEDDTRKTLQGNYVLHHKGYAKMFMILYRGELAGVFSFNQIVPTDKTAYIGYWLSEDRQGKGIISAVIEAAIGKYAGEGTVRRFVIKCIVTNRASNRVAQRNGFSLEGCLKQAEFLNDEFHDQNIYGRIVD; encoded by the coding sequence GTGGAACAACAGCAGGCCTGGCAGGATGAAGTGATCGCGGTTAATGATGACATCGAGCTGCATTCGGTGAATGAGCGGTTCGTCAAAGACGTTTTTGTCCTGGTGCAGCGTAACAAGAGCTGGCTGCAAAAGGCGATGAACTGGCCGCAGTATGTTGTTTCCGAGGACGACACCCGCAAAACGCTGCAGGGGAACTATGTTCTCCACCATAAGGGCTACGCGAAGATGTTTATGATCCTCTATCGCGGCGAGCTGGCGGGCGTCTTTTCCTTTAACCAGATAGTCCCGACCGACAAAACGGCCTACATCGGCTACTGGTTAAGCGAGGATCGGCAGGGCAAGGGGATCATTTCCGCCGTGATTGAGGCCGCGATCGGCAAGTATGCGGGGGAAGGGACGGTGCGCCGGTTTGTCATCAAATGTATCGTCACCAACCGGGCCAGTAACCGGGTGGCCCAACGCAATGGCTTCTCCCTTGAAGGCTGCCTGAAACAGGCCGAGTTTCTGAACGACGAGTTCCACGATCAGAATATTTACGGGCGCATTGTTGATTAA